The genomic window CGCGCAGTCGATCTCGGCGCAGCCCCTGGCGGGTGGACATGGCAGCTAGTAAACAAAAGTATGTTTGTGGAAGCGGTAGATAACGGCCCCATGGCAGAAAATATTATGGCTAGCGGGCAAGTAACTCATCGAATGGAAGATGCTTTTCGCTTTGCCCCAGAGCGAGCTGTACATTGGTTGGTAAGCGATATTGCCGATAAACCCGCGCGCGTGGCTGAGCTAATAACACGCTGGGCTGAGAACAAGTGGTTTAAAGAGGCTGTGTTTAATTTAAAATTACCGATGAAAAAGCGTTATATAGAACTGCAACTGTGCAGCGAAATTATTACTCTAGCATTGGATAACGCAGGTATAGAATATACCTTGAAGTTCAAGCAGCTCTACCACGATAGAGAAGAGGTAACTGGGCATTTGGTGCTGTTTTAGCAGCGCCAATTATTTAGGGCGCTGCATTAGTTACTTTGTTTTTAACGCGCCTAGTTTTCTATTAACGTTACTTTTTCTGGCTGAGTTAAAACAGGGGAAATAAGGTTAATTAACTCCAGACGCTCTTCGCTTTGTGCCCAGCGGTGCCAGTCTTGCGCCGTGCGCCATTTACTTAAAACAAACTTGTGGTTTGGATCGTGCACATCGGTAAAGGCTTCTGCAGAAATAAAGCCTGGCACCGCGTAGGTTTTTTGCAGTGCGTGACGCGAACTATCTTCGTAAGTAGATAGCATTCCATCGGCTATATGGCGTTCAATTAATACCTGAATCATGATTGTGTCTTTTGATGTGTTGAGTGAAAATATAAACCACAGGCCTGTGTGAATTTACTTTTACGTGGCGTGTGGCATAGCATAGAGTGTAATTCAAAACATACAGCTTAGCCACCGCGTACTAGCCAAGCGGATTATTTAAACGAGAGGTATCTAAAAAGTGCGATGTATGTGCCTTTACGGTGTTTGGCTTTTGTTTGATACGCAAAAAATTATTGCAGCGAGTAGTATTAACGCATGACAGCTAATATAGATATCAACGATGTTAAGCATCATTTGGATACCAAAGGTTTAACTTGCCCAGAGCCTGTTATGCTGCTGCACACCGCAGTGCGCGATGCAGATGTTGGCGATGTGATACGCGTTGAAGCAACAGACCCATCAACCCAGAGAGATATCCCTAAGTTCTGTCAGTTTCTAGGTCACCCTTTGTTGGCTAGCGCCCACGAAGACGAATTATATATTTATTACATTCGCAAAGGGTAAGCCAGTATTGCCGGCAGCAAAACGTTTTGCTTCGTTGAGAAAGGTTGATTTTTTAAGAGGGAACGAAGCCTTATTTTGTAGCCATTAGCGCAACAAAAGGCGAAAAGAGTATGCTGCTACAAGTGGGATGCAGCATTTGAAAAGCAGGTTTATGCTTGTGCCTGCTATATGTTGCTAAACGTAACTATACGTTAGCAGGTGCAACGGGTAGCGTTTGCCGATGCTCTAGGAGCATCGGGTGAAACAGTTGCTAGGTATAAATTAAGATTCCTCTACAAGCATCGATATTGCTGCCAATGCTTCTGGGTCTCTCGATTTAATTTTGTTGGCAATATGATGTTGGAAAAAATACCTAAAATTAGTTTCGATTTGGGCAGGGTATAAACATTCATCGCCAGGCAAAATAGGTGTGCTTTCAATTTTTTTATCATCGACAAGCATGCCTAAAATAGTACCGTCGGCATGTAGCCGCCAGCTCACTACTTCCTGCAAAGACAACGATTTAAAGCCTTTATCGGACAACACAGCATGAGTCCCTATTAAATCGGGTATTTCTTGCACTATGTCTTTTTCGCTTTCGCATTGGTATTCGTAATATTCCGCCGCGGTTTCTACTTCTACTATTTTATGAATGGGTGGCTCGAAAAATAATTCATCAATACCCGGGTCGTAATAACCTTCCCAAGTGCCGTTTAGTGGGTCTGCGATATCTGTGCAAGCGATAATATCGTCAAGCCAAGGTACCAAGCCTACTACTTCCCCGTTTGCTCGCAGTGCCCAGCATAAAACTTTTAGGCTAAATAATTTATCTCCACTGGATTCATTGGAGTAAAGCATTTCTAAGCCGTCTAGTTCAGGGGCAAGGCGAATAAAGCGTGAATCTTTAAGAGAAGAGTACGGACGTCTAGAGAAAAGATCGATCACGTTATCCGTGTTTTGACCTTTGTTCGAGGTTTTCATAGTTCCACCTCCAATTGAAATCCCGAAAGTCGAGAAAATCGTTTAGGACAGAGCGGTGTTTTTAATACCGTCACTACATACAGTATAGATAGTTATTTCATAACACAATAGCTGGTATTAAAAAAACATTTGATCGAATATTAACCCTTTTTAGGGGAGCTAAGAGTGTGTTAAAATTTGCCCCCACAAATATTTAGAGCACCTATGCACGCAATTGTTCCCCCGGCATCTAGCCCTTGCAGTCAATCCTCTGCGGCCAGTGCAAGCTCTGTGTGTGCGTCTATGGCTTTGCCGATAGAATTAGAGCAACTTATTTCTGTTTTTCACGCTGTATTCTTCGAGCCGTTTAATACCCA from Saccharophagus degradans 2-40 includes these protein-coding regions:
- a CDS encoding antibiotic biosynthesis monooxygenase family protein; this translates as MIQVLIERHIADGMLSTYEDSSRHALQKTYAVPGFISAEAFTDVHDPNHKFVLSKWRTAQDWHRWAQSEERLELINLISPVLTQPEKVTLIEN
- the tusA gene encoding sulfurtransferase TusA yields the protein MTANIDINDVKHHLDTKGLTCPEPVMLLHTAVRDADVGDVIRVEATDPSTQRDIPKFCQFLGHPLLASAHEDELYIYYIRKG